In Eucalyptus grandis isolate ANBG69807.140 chromosome 4, ASM1654582v1, whole genome shotgun sequence, the following proteins share a genomic window:
- the LOC104430381 gene encoding LOW QUALITY PROTEIN: polyadenylate-binding protein RBP45 (The sequence of the model RefSeq protein was modified relative to this genomic sequence to represent the inferred CDS: inserted 1 base in 1 codon; substituted 1 base at 1 genomic stop codon), whose product MRQLQHVIRNKQTMQPEGYGFIEFYTXGSSKRVLQTYNGAIMPNGGXSFRLNWASASEKRADDTPDYTIFVGDLASDVTDYMLQEMFRGRYPSVRSAKVVMDRLTSRTKGYGFVKFGDESEQIRAMSEMNGVFLSTRPMRIGLATNKKIATGQQYQKASYQNTQVTPNETDPNNKTVFVGGLDPNVTDDHLRQVFGQYGEIVQVKIPPGKRCGFVQFADRSCAEEALRMLNGTQLGGQNIRLSWGRSPANKQPQSDPSQYGGYYGYAAGYENYGYGAASQDANMYYGGYAGYANYQQPQQQQQQQQQLGYS is encoded by the exons ATGAGACAATTGCAGCAT GTTATCAGGAACAAGCAGACAATGCAACCAGAAGGTTATGGTTTCATTGAGTTTTACA CGGGCAGCAGCAAAAGAGTACTGCAGACGTACAATGGTGCAATCATGCCCAATGGTGGATAGAGCTTTAGACTGAACTGGGCTAGTGCTAGTGAAAAACGTGCGGACGATACCCCTGACTATACAATTTTTGTGGGGGACTTGGCTTCAGATGTTACGGACTACATGTTGCAAGAGATGTTCAGAGGACGCTATCCTTCTGTTAGGAGTGCAAAAGTAGTAATGGACAGGCTTACGAGCCGTACAAAGGGTTATGGGTTTGTTAAGTTTGGAGATGAAAGTGAGCAGATACGTGCTATGAGTGAGATGAATGGAGTCTTCCTTTCAACAAGACCGATGAGAATTGGACTTGCCACAAATAAGAAAATCGCTACTGGGCAACAGTATCAAAAAG CATCTTACCAGAACACTCAAGTTACTCCAAATGAGACTGATCCCAATAATAAAACT GTATTTGTTGGTGGTCTAGATCCCAATGTGACTGATGACCACTTGAGACAAGTTTTTGGACAATACGGCGAAATTGTCCAGGTGAAGATACCACCTGGAAAGCGGTGCGGATTTGTTCAGTTTGCTGATAG GAGCTGCGCGGAAGAAGCTTTGCGAATGTTGAATGGAACCCAGCTGGGAGGACAGAACATTAGGCTTTCATGGGGCCGGAGTCCTGCAAATAAACAG cCACAGTCAGATCCTAGCCAGTATGGAGGGTATTACGGATATGCTGCTGGTTATGAAAACTATGGATATGGTGCAGCTTCGCAAGATGCTAACATGTACTATGGCGGTTACGCTGGATATGCAAATTATCAGCAGCcccagcagcaacagcagcaacaacaacaattaGGTTACAGTTGA